Proteins co-encoded in one Megalops cyprinoides isolate fMegCyp1 chromosome 1, fMegCyp1.pri, whole genome shotgun sequence genomic window:
- the tfam gene encoding transcription factor A, mitochondrial isoform X1, whose product MAPFSLISVGANLLVKSAGLLSSASIVRSTSVVVGKSLSTTSVQPPKKPLSGYMRFVKQQQPVVVRQYPDVSVVEVVRKIAQQWRMLTPEQKKPFDEASVAARKQYKVEMAKFQAQLTPAQSAALKEEKRQKIAKRKVIRQKRELTMLGKPKRPRIAFNIFMAEHFAEARGMTMQAKMKSLREDWKKMYPSQKQVYNQLAEDDKIRYENEMKSWEEHMIEIGRGDLIRFRKKKETAKKTVSTKGGKKKSKAKLAKTKVATKSSGRKTSISTKAKTTARAVKKAEK is encoded by the exons ATGGCCCCCTTCAGTTTGATTTCAGTTGGAGCCAACCTTTTAGTCAAGTCGGCTGGTCTTCTGTCAAGTGCTTCTATTGTAAG GAGCACCAGTGTTGTTGTAGGCAAGAGTCTCAGCACCACATCGGTACAGCCCCCGAAGAAGCCTCTGTCAGGTTACATGCGATTCGTGAAACAACAGCAGCCGGTCGTTGTCAGACAGTATCCAG atgTGAGTGTGGTGGAGGTAGTAAGAAAGATCGCTCAGCAATGGAGAATGCTGACACCTGAACAGAAAAAG CCCTTTGATGAAGCTTCAGTGGCCGCGCGGAAGCAGTACAAAGTGGAGATGGCGAAGTTCCAGGCCCAGCTCACCCCGGCTCAGTCGGCAGCGCTcaaggaggagaagagacagaaaataGCCAAAAGGAAGGTCATCAGGCAGAAGCGG GAGTTGACGATGCTGGGCAAGCCGAAACGCCCCCGAATTGCTTTCAACATTTTCATGGCAGAACACTTTGCAGAAGCCAGAGGAATGACAATGCAG gCAAAGATGAAATCATTAAGGGaggactggaaaaaaatgtacccGTCGCAGAAACAG GTCTACAACCAGTTGGCAGAAGATGATAAAATCCgctatgaaaatgaaatgaagtccTGGGAAGAACACATGATTGAAATTGGACGGGGGGACCTTATTCGATTTCGAAAAAAGAAGGAAACCGCCAAAAAAACTGTCAGTACAAAAGGAGGCAAAAAGAAATCCAAAGCCAAGCTGGCTAAAACTAAAGTGGCCACCAAGTCTTCAGGTAGAAAAACGTCAATAAGCACAAAGGCAAAAACCACTGCAAGAGCAGTAAAGAAGGCTGAAAAGTGA
- the LOC118793226 gene encoding CDGSH iron-sulfur domain-containing protein 1-like, with translation MSSNTFSKAELVTAISLTAGTAAVSILLYKTFFSKDKCCKAKVNLDLQKDNPKVVHAFDMEDLGDKAVYCRCWRSKKFPLCDGSHIKHNEETGDNVGPLIIKRKDA, from the exons ATGAGCTCTAATACTTTCTCGAAAG CTGAGTTGGTAACTGCCATTTCTTTGACTGCTGGGACTGCAGCAGTGAGTATCCTACTCTACAAGACATTTTTCTCCAAGGACAAGTGCTGCAAAGCCAAAGTGAACTTAGATCTGCAGAAGGACAATCCCAAAGTGGTACATGCCTTTGACATGGAGGACCTGGGAGACAAAGCGGTATATTGCAGGTGCTGGCGATCCAAAAAG tTTCCTCTGTGTGACGGTTCCCACATTAAGCACAACGAAGAGACGGGTGATAATGTGGGCCCTCTCATTATCAAAAGAAAAGATGCTTGA
- the tfam gene encoding transcription factor A, mitochondrial isoform X2 — protein sequence MWGLISVGANLLVKSAGLLSSASIVRSTSVVVGKSLSTTSVQPPKKPLSGYMRFVKQQQPVVVRQYPDVSVVEVVRKIAQQWRMLTPEQKKPFDEASVAARKQYKVEMAKFQAQLTPAQSAALKEEKRQKIAKRKVIRQKRELTMLGKPKRPRIAFNIFMAEHFAEARGMTMQAKMKSLREDWKKMYPSQKQVYNQLAEDDKIRYENEMKSWEEHMIEIGRGDLIRFRKKKETAKKTVSTKGGKKKSKAKLAKTKVATKSSGRKTSISTKAKTTARAVKKAEK from the exons TTTGATTTCAGTTGGAGCCAACCTTTTAGTCAAGTCGGCTGGTCTTCTGTCAAGTGCTTCTATTGTAAG GAGCACCAGTGTTGTTGTAGGCAAGAGTCTCAGCACCACATCGGTACAGCCCCCGAAGAAGCCTCTGTCAGGTTACATGCGATTCGTGAAACAACAGCAGCCGGTCGTTGTCAGACAGTATCCAG atgTGAGTGTGGTGGAGGTAGTAAGAAAGATCGCTCAGCAATGGAGAATGCTGACACCTGAACAGAAAAAG CCCTTTGATGAAGCTTCAGTGGCCGCGCGGAAGCAGTACAAAGTGGAGATGGCGAAGTTCCAGGCCCAGCTCACCCCGGCTCAGTCGGCAGCGCTcaaggaggagaagagacagaaaataGCCAAAAGGAAGGTCATCAGGCAGAAGCGG GAGTTGACGATGCTGGGCAAGCCGAAACGCCCCCGAATTGCTTTCAACATTTTCATGGCAGAACACTTTGCAGAAGCCAGAGGAATGACAATGCAG gCAAAGATGAAATCATTAAGGGaggactggaaaaaaatgtacccGTCGCAGAAACAG GTCTACAACCAGTTGGCAGAAGATGATAAAATCCgctatgaaaatgaaatgaagtccTGGGAAGAACACATGATTGAAATTGGACGGGGGGACCTTATTCGATTTCGAAAAAAGAAGGAAACCGCCAAAAAAACTGTCAGTACAAAAGGAGGCAAAAAGAAATCCAAAGCCAAGCTGGCTAAAACTAAAGTGGCCACCAAGTCTTCAGGTAGAAAAACGTCAATAAGCACAAAGGCAAAAACCACTGCAAGAGCAGTAAAGAAGGCTGAAAAGTGA
- the zgc:171971 gene encoding DNA-directed RNA polymerase III subunit RPC4: MSDQREADNAPSTPGPSDPRQCFAVGRTLPGRVSLNPPPPPGRLSSLRSRDLTLGGFKKKTFVPNVHSVRKSKDEPKEEAHAAPKREKKDKEEKQREGRVRRRERPQTIQSHSIFEQGPADTFRKAGSWDCVDQSECGPSPILKSIKKEKHVSEDDTNEILRKLQRDDFLDDPGLKNDSKNRPIQLPLYQSSDFLTSDASTHIKEEPPINCVSFTAPKTQPQRCTPLAKGALKPRQPTVAELFQQLSVAGEEELLFIQLPDAVPGQPETHSEKLAKKDTKSEDKRTSHFKVREPVGKANPVLSDFSEGFIGKLQIRKSGKVQLALGDITMDVSEGAAFSFLQQLVSVRLSEGLTGDMSVLGNVKHKLVCSPNFEALLQDVKCSPSSRSGNS; encoded by the exons ATGTCTGACCAGCGCGAGGCTGATAATGCACCAAGCACCCCGGGTCCGTCCGACCCAAGGCAGTGCTTTGCTGTGGGCAGAACTTTGCCCGGAAGGGTGTCCCTGAATCCTCCGCCTCCTCCGGGACGGCTGAGCTCTCTGCGCTCCAGAGACCTTACACTGGGCGGGTTTAAAAAG AAAACATTTGTTCCAAATGTGCATTCTGTACGGAAATCTAAAGATGA GCCAAAGGAAGAAGCTCATGCTGCTCcaaagagggagaagaaggacaaagaggagaagcagagggagggcagggtgaggaggagggaaCGACCCCAGACAATTCAGTCACACTCCATATTTGAACAGGGTCCTGCCGACACATTTAGGAAAGCAG GGAGCTGGGACTGTGTAGATCAGAGCGAGTGCGGGCCCTCCCCCATTTTAAAATCCATCAAAAAGGAGAAACACGTTTCAGAAGATGACACAAACGAGATTTTACGGAAGCTCCAACGAGATGAT tTTTTGGATGATCCAGGTCTGAAAAATGATTCAAAAAACAGACCGATTCAACTTCCACTGTACCAGTCGAGTGATTTTCTCACAAGTGATGCAAGCACTCACA TCAAAGAAGAACCACCCATCAATTGTGTAAGTTTCACAGCACCCAAAACGCAGCCACAGAGGTGCACTCCACTTGCAAAGGGGGCTTTGAAGCCTCGACAGCCCACCGTGGCGGAACTGTTCCAGCAGCTGAGTGTAGCTGGGGAGGAAGAGCTGCTCTTCATCCAGCTCCCAGACGCCGTCCCCGGACAGCCCGAAACACACTCCGAAAAGCTTGCGAAGAAAGACACCAAATCCGAGGACAAGCGCACATCTCACTTTAAAGTGCGA gaaccTGTTGGTAAAGCAAATCCTGTCCTGTCAGATTTCTCAGAGGGATTTATAGGGAAACTGCAGATCAGAAAATCGGGGAAAGTTCAGCTGGCTTTGGGGGACATCACAATGGATGTTTCTGAAGGAGCTGCATTTTCTTTCCTCCAG CAACTTGTGTCTGTCCGGTTATCCGAAGGCCTCACTGGTGACATGAGTGTACTGGGAAATGTCAAGCACAAGCTGGTGTGCTCTCCAAACTTTGAAGCACTTCTGCAGGACGTCAAGTGTTCCCCTAGTTCACGTTCAGGGAATTCTTAA